A window of Macrobrachium rosenbergii isolate ZJJX-2024 chromosome 58, ASM4041242v1, whole genome shotgun sequence genomic DNA:
GCCAAGAGCATTCTGCAGTCTAAGATTTCCTTATAAATTTAATTACCATCCAAATCACTACTGTAGAATTCGGCAACATGTAAACAGTTTTCCTTCATTCCCTCGTCATCCAGTAATCCTaaacttttaccttttttaagaatttgttctACATCTAGCAGAAACCCAAACTTGTTGTCTAGATCTTCAAGTCCTGTGCTACGTTGTTTCATTTCAGTATGCAGTCTATCTATTGTAGTACCTTTCATTAGACGCATGACCTCTTGTTTTGCACTGAGGCGTACATCACTAGCTGTGTCTCCTGgcatccttttctttattttggtccTCAGCTCTACCATAACATCATAATTCTCACATAGTTCAAATGCTGCACTGAGCGACTCATTAAAGATTGCttctttgttttcattgaaaTGCATTTCAAGTACCTTTAAGTCATTGGCAGCATTGTGGGAGTTTATTTGATGGTCTTGAAGTCTCTTTTGAATACGGTCTATTTTTGATAATataagatttcaaaagaaaagtaatgcaaggaaaggaaaggtaagaacccGGTGCAACAGCTGACTGGCTTCACTTCTTGTATCTACATTTTCTTTCAGATCAGTAGACATTTCTTCCAGTAGAATAACCAAGTCATCAAAGTTGTGACAAATGGGTTTAACTGGCTCTTCTCTTGCACTCCATCGGGTTTCAGGTTCAGGTTTTAGTATGATTGGCAAGGCTATCCTCAGCTTGTCCCATCGTATTGTTGAGCGTGAGAAGAAATTGCACAGTGCATCTAATGTGCCAAAAAAGGTTACTGTAtctgattcttcactggctgCATGAAAACCAGCTAGATTAAGTGAGTGATTGTCACAGTTGACAAATACAGCTTTGCTGTTCTTTTCAATGGTTCTCTGCTGCACACCAGATTTGTTCCCTGCCATGACTGCAGAGTTGTCGTAACACTGTGACCGACAGTGTTTTAGTGGCATATTGTCCTTTTCTAACTGATTACATATTACTTCAACTATGCTtgctgcatcttttttttttttttttttttttttttttttttttacttcaatgaaACCAAGAAATGTCTCTTTTACAGTTACCGTTTTTGTCTCAAAGTTTATATCAACATATCTCACGGTTTCAGACATCTGCTCTCTATGGGCACTGTCGggagttaaataaaataaaagcccaTAGTACTTTGTTCGATGGATATCATCAAGTAATTTGTTCCTTGCAGTTGATGCTAAGAGTTGTATAAATTCATTCTGTATTAAAGGAGGCAATTATGACACAGATTCagctttatattttacataatccAAGTGATTCCTCATTATTGGGTCGAATTCAGCAATTAGTTTCACCAGGCCAAGGAAATTACCAATATTTCTGTTGTCAACGTCACGTATGCTCTCATTATGTTCCCGAAAAGCTAAGTTATGATTACCTAAGCCGCATAAATTGTTCCCCAGGTCGGCGCAGGGCACGTGTCCCCCTTGCTCCCCCCTAGTAACGCCTCTGCTACCAATCTGTTGGTGAAAGTGAGTGACGGTGATACAAGAAGTATAGTTAACCTTATAACACATAAAGAAAACGATCTTCAAGATAGAAAACGTAAATCATCCTATTTTATGGGTGTCTAAAGGAATTGTCAAAAATCCATATCGTCATCGCCTCCAGCGTCGCGTGACACGAAGGGTCTCTGCGAAATCCACAACTCATGTTTTACTGTGTTTTATCTTCAGTAAACCTCCACTCATGGTAATTTTTCgaaagactccagccagccattttttacatgaaaaaccattttgggattttcatgcaaaaaatggctaggaaatgatagggcacgtAAAGAACctaaaaaataccaacctaacgtaacctggagtgtttactggttacagttttgtcGTATTAGCTATGTCGGGGGGCCGGTATTGTCTTAcattataagtcgtaatttgattaattttttttctctgttattaagtaTTTGCTTTCATGATGAATTTTGAATAAGATCGTTTTCACACCTTACAACTTGATGATAAAACGATATCCTGGTACAAAACTTCCTTTTAAACATGGGTAGataataggaagaaatgttaaatagAACTCAAGGTCAAATACGGtaaaaaagttgagtatatcttagtttagccagaccactcagctgattgatagctctcctagggctggcccaaaggatcagattttacgtgactaagaaccatctggttacctagcaatgggacctacagcttattgtggaatccgaaccacattatgacgagaaatgaatttctatcaccagaaataaattcctctaattcttcattggccgggtggagagtcgaacgctgggccaacagtgtgctagccgagagctctacccaccccttcaaTGAAGGACGTagacaaaatgaagaaatgctaaataaaactcAAAAGGTCAGATACGGGAGCGTATAGGAagaaatgctgaatgaaactcatAATTCAAATACAGCAGATAGTcggaagaaatgttaaataaaactcgTAAGGTCCAATATGATCAACAGTAGgaagaaatgttttaattcttcattcttaGGGAAGCAGTGAAAACTAACATTATCACTtcgtttttttaaatttgatgaaCAACCGTACGCAGTATagtattttggaattttgttgAATGACAACTCTGCTACTACAGTAAGACACAAGACATACTGATTTAATGAAAATAGGGAAGTACAAATGTTTTCCTGCCACTCACCAGCCTAGTTTGTAAACGAATGAGAAGTCAGTAGCCTGACCTGGGATAAACAAGGTTTGGTGGTCTACTCTGACGTCATAATCTGGGATGCGTGGATAGCGACAAATTTTGTGCCTCCCATGGGTTGActtccttttctttggaccttggtttGGAGGGTCCATTTCACTACATTGGGGCATATAGAGATACAAGGTCAGCCCGTCTTCGTACCAAAACTGATCGCGGTCTGCGCAGGGCGTGTCTATGACGTCACACACTACTTTTCTTGCTTGAGTGAGCAGAAATCATCAACTTCTGATGAACAGTGGCTGCAAAGTGAACTAGTCCTTTCTGCAATGTTGTTTTGCTTGCCAGACTCTGATTTTGATGAAGGCAGACTCTGATTTTGATGAAGGTAATGGGGACAAGGATATTTCAGGAAATTCTAAGGAAACCTTGGACTTAGAAACTGATATAGAAGGAGAGGGACTAGAATATTTAGGGAGTTTCATTGCAAAGAAGTTTCTACAGTAGCAGAACTTAGGGTTGAAAGTGTCTGAGGACGATACCTCTTGGACTGGAGCAAT
This region includes:
- the LOC136837267 gene encoding uncharacterized protein, with product MPLKHCRSQCYDNSAVMAGNKSGVQQRTIEKNSKAVFVNCDNHSLNLAGFHAASEESDTVTFFGTLDALCNFFSRSTIRWDKLRIALPIILKPEPETRWSAREEPVKPICHNFDDLVILLEEMSTDLKENVDTRNRIQKRLQDHQINSHNAANDLKVLEMHFNENKEAIFNESLSAAFELCENYDVMVELRTKIKKRMPGDTASDVRLSAKQEVMRLMKGTTIDRLHTEMKQRSTGLEDLDNKFGFLLDVEQILKKGKSLGLLDDEGMKENCLHVAEFYSSDLDGN